Proteins encoded by one window of Deinococcus radiodurans R1 = ATCC 13939 = DSM 20539:
- a CDS encoding alpha/beta hydrolase family protein: MSALTKFGLCMLLGFGASALADDVTRQDTTLNFGDFTSPAQWTYPASARGKVPAVLLIHGSTPADMDFTVTGPDGKPLSSIFRDISGALSARGVAVLRYNKHYVAGPGKVDYEKFYGQADLKTFLKDAETALDAMKHNPRVDPRRIFVYGWSEGSTVAARLVRDHPEVRGLILQGPVTLPWGELFDKQLTDVQLPYLRQVAPGGLTNANVMTALSGPGGLVASSGVSFALSPESFTSGQPSLNLALDLNRDGILDLDREYLPGVRAYLKGQLDTPQGFLNIYSDTRSLPPVTAQVPYLKVPMLIVQGINDANTPEPYLMTLQQAIVQAKGRATIKRYAGLGHTLGPASSVIDDNFRPIAQQPLNDMAEWVLRQ, from the coding sequence ATGTCTGCCCTCACTAAATTTGGACTCTGCATGCTGCTCGGCTTCGGCGCTTCGGCGCTGGCGGACGACGTGACGCGCCAGGATACGACGCTCAACTTCGGGGACTTCACTTCCCCCGCGCAGTGGACCTACCCGGCCAGCGCGCGGGGCAAGGTGCCCGCTGTGCTGCTCATTCACGGTTCGACCCCGGCGGACATGGACTTCACGGTCACAGGGCCGGACGGCAAGCCGCTTTCGAGCATCTTCCGCGACATTTCGGGTGCCCTAAGTGCGCGCGGCGTCGCGGTGCTGCGCTACAACAAGCACTATGTGGCGGGGCCGGGCAAGGTGGACTATGAAAAGTTCTACGGTCAGGCTGACCTCAAGACCTTCCTGAAAGACGCGGAAACGGCGCTGGACGCGATGAAGCACAACCCGCGTGTGGACCCCCGGCGCATCTTCGTCTACGGCTGGAGCGAGGGCAGCACGGTGGCGGCGCGACTGGTGCGCGACCACCCGGAAGTGCGCGGGCTGATTCTGCAAGGGCCGGTTACGCTGCCTTGGGGCGAGTTGTTCGACAAGCAACTCACCGACGTACAGCTGCCCTACCTGCGGCAGGTGGCGCCCGGCGGCCTGACCAATGCCAATGTGATGACGGCGCTGAGCGGCCCCGGCGGGCTGGTCGCCAGCAGCGGCGTGAGCTTCGCCCTGAGCCCCGAGAGCTTTACCAGCGGCCAGCCCAGCCTCAACCTGGCCCTTGACCTGAACCGCGACGGCATCCTCGACCTGGACCGTGAGTATCTGCCGGGTGTCCGCGCCTACCTCAAGGGCCAGCTCGACACGCCGCAGGGCTTTTTGAACATTTACAGCGACACGCGCTCCCTGCCGCCCGTCACCGCGCAGGTGCCTTACCTTAAAGTGCCGATGCTGATTGTGCAGGGCATAAACGACGCCAACACGCCCGAGCCGTACCTGATGACCCTGCAACAGGCCATCGTGCAGGCGAAGGGCCGGGCGACCATCAAGCGCTACGCGGGCCTGGGGCACACGCTCGGGCCGGCGAGCAGCGTCATTGACGACAACTTCCGGCCCATTGCCCAGCAGCCGCTGAACGACATGGCGGAGTGGGTTCTGCGTCAATAG
- a CDS encoding kinase: MIWATLPSDCRILSGGPKWPPPLIVLRGNSGSGKSSVARALRERFGYGLAWVEQDYLRRVLLREHDVAGGKNIGLIETNVRYCLSAGSVTVLEGILFSRHYGPMLERLHADFGGHWFYFDLPFEETVRRHATRPQAADFGVQDMQAWFQARDVLPFVQEQLIGPASSLADTTAQVWQAAGLDLLFTRARR; encoded by the coding sequence TTGATCTGGGCGACCCTGCCGAGCGACTGCCGCATCCTCAGCGGGGGTCCTAAGTGGCCCCCCCCCCTGATCGTCCTGCGCGGCAACTCGGGCAGCGGCAAAAGCTCGGTGGCCCGCGCCCTGCGGGAACGCTTCGGCTACGGGCTGGCGTGGGTGGAGCAGGATTATCTGCGGCGAGTCCTGCTGCGCGAGCATGACGTTGCGGGCGGCAAAAACATCGGCCTGATTGAAACCAATGTGCGCTATTGCCTCAGCGCCGGGTCCGTTACGGTGCTGGAGGGCATTCTTTTTTCACGGCACTATGGCCCGATGCTGGAGCGGCTGCACGCGGACTTCGGCGGGCACTGGTTTTATTTCGACCTGCCATTCGAGGAAACGGTTCGCCGCCACGCGACGCGGCCACAGGCGGCGGACTTCGGCGTGCAGGACATGCAGGCGTGGTTTCAGGCGCGGGACGTTCTACCGTTCGTGCAGGAACAGCTCATCGGGCCGGCAAGCTCGCTGGCGGACACCACGGCCCAGGTCTGGCAAGCTGCCGGTCTCGACCTGCTCTTTACTCGCGCCCGTCGGTAA
- a CDS encoding exonuclease SbcCD subunit D, whose product MRVLHTADFHAGRLLKGFDRTPEIHDALVEIAGLARTERADAVLVSGDLFDTGNPSADAEAAVFDFFLRLRDAGIPGVVIAGNHDSAARLDSVAGLLGWVGIQVVAQPSGDPLAMVREVATKSGERLRVGALPYLSERRLVKAVDVLGGDLGAQRQKYRENMGFFLRELGRGFEPGAVNMLMAHTTMDGAVPSGSERTFQLDLTNAYTVSGLQLPPGAQYVALGHIHKPQTVSDAPLACYPGSVIQLDFGEAGEKKQINLIEVEAGRPARVEGIPLASGRDLRTVYVDLDNVERRLGEVKASGFTGLLKVVVRAPAGTALPGLKDRVLNITPNALSVELDAQQEDLAVPELRREGLTLMELFERYWQEKRGELPDDVRAAFQTAESQAREGAQ is encoded by the coding sequence ATGCGCGTACTTCATACCGCCGATTTCCACGCCGGGCGGTTGCTCAAAGGGTTTGACCGGACGCCCGAAATTCATGACGCCCTCGTTGAGATTGCCGGACTCGCCCGCACCGAGAGGGCCGACGCGGTGCTCGTCTCGGGCGACCTGTTCGACACCGGCAACCCGTCCGCCGATGCCGAAGCCGCCGTGTTCGACTTTTTTCTGCGCCTGCGCGACGCGGGCATTCCCGGAGTCGTGATTGCCGGGAACCACGACTCGGCAGCGCGGCTCGACTCGGTGGCGGGCTTGCTCGGCTGGGTGGGCATTCAGGTGGTGGCGCAGCCGAGCGGCGACCCGCTGGCGATGGTGCGCGAGGTGGCGACGAAATCGGGCGAACGGCTGCGGGTGGGCGCGCTGCCCTACCTCTCCGAGCGGCGGCTGGTCAAGGCGGTGGACGTACTCGGCGGTGACCTGGGCGCACAGCGGCAGAAATACCGCGAGAACATGGGCTTTTTTCTGCGCGAGCTGGGCCGGGGCTTCGAGCCGGGGGCCGTCAATATGCTGATGGCCCACACCACGATGGACGGCGCGGTGCCGAGCGGTTCCGAGCGCACCTTTCAGCTCGACCTGACCAACGCCTACACCGTTTCGGGCCTGCAACTGCCGCCCGGCGCGCAGTACGTGGCGCTCGGGCACATTCACAAGCCGCAGACCGTGTCCGACGCGCCGCTCGCCTGCTATCCCGGCAGCGTGATTCAGCTCGATTTCGGCGAGGCGGGCGAGAAAAAACAGATCAACCTGATTGAGGTTGAGGCCGGACGCCCCGCCCGCGTGGAGGGCATTCCGCTGGCGAGCGGACGTGACCTGCGGACCGTATACGTGGACCTCGACAACGTGGAACGGCGGCTCGGGGAAGTTAAAGCGAGCGGCTTTACGGGCCTGCTGAAAGTCGTGGTGCGCGCCCCCGCTGGCACCGCCCTGCCGGGGCTCAAGGACCGGGTGCTCAATATCACCCCGAACGCCCTGAGCGTGGAACTCGACGCGCAGCAAGAAGACCTCGCCGTGCCCGAGCTGCGGCGCGAGGGCCTGACGCTGATGGAGCTGTTCGAGCGCTACTGGCAGGAAAAACGCGGCGAGTTGCCCGACGACGTGCGGGCAGCGTTCCAGACCGCCGAGTCGCAGGCGCGGGAGGGCGCGCAGTGA
- a CDS encoding GNAT family N-acetyltransferase, with translation MGFVEDETALAARFPGFCADPAHLILVAEDAGKLLGYAAVQDYGPHLRSGDRHRTAKLDDLYTLPEARRRGVARALMDAVTDWARAKPLRYVFWYANQGAAGQAYQAMGHQPAPYGQEGFDFYEIDLGDPAERLPHPQRGS, from the coding sequence ATGGGCTTCGTGGAAGACGAAACGGCGCTGGCCGCCCGTTTTCCAGGCTTTTGTGCTGATCCGGCCCACCTGATTCTGGTGGCCGAGGATGCCGGAAAGCTGCTCGGGTACGCCGCCGTGCAGGACTACGGCCCGCATCTGCGCTCAGGCGACCGCCACCGCACCGCCAAACTGGACGACCTCTACACATTGCCGGAGGCGCGGCGCCGTGGTGTGGCCCGTGCCCTGATGGACGCCGTGACCGACTGGGCGCGGGCCAAGCCGCTGCGCTACGTGTTCTGGTACGCCAATCAGGGCGCGGCAGGGCAGGCCTATCAGGCGATGGGCCACCAGCCCGCGCCGTACGGTCAGGAGGGCTTCGATTTCTACGAGATTGATCTGGGCGACCCTGCCGAGCGACTGCCGCATCCTCAGCGGGGGTCCTAA
- a CDS encoding GNAT family N-acetyltransferase produces the protein MTEQLSPQQLLRLYDQQLRGHAEVSSMDEFQQFGPLWRAKCRARGFVTYQTLGNSSGARLDELIKQTVAFYAADPQIKSFEWKTRGHDQPTDLSERLLAHGFVPEEEETVMVGEAAALAQPVKVPAGVTLRRIDNVVDPYTELLRAAAAQARAFGFPFGVEDFVNRLERNGANLELWIAEAEGEVLCTGRLELVPGTEFAGLWGGGTVPEWRGKGLYRALTAARARSALNRGVRYLQSDCTEFSRPILQRSGLLPITTTTPFIWRR, from the coding sequence ATGACAGAACAGCTCTCGCCGCAGCAGCTTTTGCGTCTCTACGATCAACAACTGCGCGGTCATGCAGAAGTGTCCTCAATGGACGAGTTTCAGCAATTCGGTCCTCTGTGGCGTGCAAAATGCAGAGCACGCGGTTTTGTGACCTATCAAACGCTTGGAAATTCCTCGGGCGCCCGGTTGGACGAGCTGATCAAGCAGACCGTGGCCTTTTACGCCGCCGATCCACAGATCAAGTCTTTCGAGTGGAAGACACGCGGACACGACCAACCCACAGATTTATCTGAACGGCTCCTGGCACACGGCTTTGTCCCTGAGGAGGAAGAGACGGTGATGGTCGGCGAAGCGGCGGCCTTGGCTCAGCCCGTCAAAGTGCCTGCTGGAGTGACGCTGCGGCGAATTGATAATGTGGTCGACCCTTACACTGAACTGTTGCGCGCCGCTGCCGCACAGGCCAGGGCTTTTGGATTTCCCTTCGGAGTCGAAGATTTCGTGAACCGTTTGGAGCGCAACGGAGCCAATCTGGAACTCTGGATTGCCGAAGCCGAGGGAGAAGTGCTGTGTACAGGCCGCCTTGAACTGGTGCCGGGCACCGAATTTGCTGGCCTGTGGGGTGGGGGAACTGTTCCAGAGTGGCGCGGCAAAGGCCTCTACCGCGCTTTGACCGCCGCACGTGCGCGCTCGGCGCTGAACCGGGGAGTCCGTTATCTGCAAAGCGACTGCACCGAGTTCTCGCGCCCTATTTTGCAACGCAGTGGGCTGTTACCTATCACGACCACCACGCCTTTTATCTGGCGCCGCTAG
- the recG gene encoding ATP-dependent DNA helicase RecG, whose translation MATVAELQERLRRPLAAELAGGCHDRVVAGGVEKLLSTPLAGPFPKVREVLSGYAGLDESARAVALREALTLLGSTGKTTRRAAAPAPTKMAPPQAAPGERLPLDAPAERLNTGPGGARKLSTLGLHTLRDVLHAYPHRHEDRRALPDLADVEEGQKVTVMGTVVSKFRRAPRPGMLILEIVLETPSGGRVKATWFNQPWVEKQLREGARLVLTGRAKKFGRQTQLSVEHMETVDKAEGSLSTRRIVGVYDAKEGISQEFLRKAAYKALEAAPLDDYLPAHWRRKYGLTDLGDALWGIHFPRDEAQLARAHGRLRFDEYLFLELRMLLQGEDAVLQGKRFEARGEDINKFEAALPFRFTNAQRRVLLEITDDMRSDQQMARLVQGDVGSGKTAVAACALYLAVRDGYQGALMAPTEILARQHYANLCGYLGQLDVRVGLLIGAMTPKAKLEMQTRIAEGDVDVVVGTQALIQENVQFDNLGLAVVDEEHRFGVQQRRRLLASRPDVLVMSATPIPRSLALTAYGDLELSIIDELPPGRTPIETKLIQDTARQQAYGFVMGQIRQGRQAYVVTALIEENENLELLAATQLADDLKTILPEARIDLLHGKMSAAEKDYVMERFRAHEFDILVSTTVIEVGVDVPNSTVMVIENAERFGLAQLHQLRGRVGRGSLQSYCVMIAGETSLKTRKRLKIIEGSTDGFVIAEADLKLRGPGEIRGTRQSGIPDLRLADLANDADIIEQARELAKHILANDPRLEHPRLQYLRSELQNRSSSVAYREVI comes from the coding sequence ATGGCGACGGTGGCTGAACTGCAAGAACGACTTCGGCGCCCCCTCGCTGCCGAGCTGGCGGGGGGTTGCCATGACCGCGTGGTGGCGGGCGGCGTGGAGAAATTACTTTCCACACCGCTCGCCGGTCCTTTTCCCAAAGTGCGCGAGGTGCTGAGCGGCTACGCGGGGCTCGACGAAAGCGCCCGCGCCGTCGCGCTGCGTGAGGCGCTGACATTGCTGGGGAGCACCGGCAAAACGACCCGCCGCGCCGCCGCGCCCGCACCCACCAAAATGGCTCCGCCGCAGGCCGCCCCCGGTGAGCGCCTGCCGCTGGACGCCCCCGCCGAGCGCCTGAACACCGGCCCCGGCGGCGCGCGCAAGCTCAGCACGCTGGGCCTGCACACCCTGCGCGACGTACTGCACGCCTACCCGCACCGCCACGAGGACCGCCGCGCCCTGCCCGACCTGGCGGACGTGGAGGAAGGCCAGAAGGTGACCGTGATGGGCACGGTGGTCAGCAAGTTTCGCCGTGCGCCCCGGCCAGGAATGCTGATTCTGGAAATCGTGCTGGAAACGCCTTCTGGTGGGCGGGTCAAGGCGACGTGGTTCAACCAACCCTGGGTCGAGAAGCAGCTGCGCGAGGGCGCACGACTGGTGCTGACGGGCCGTGCCAAGAAGTTCGGGCGGCAGACGCAGCTCAGCGTGGAGCACATGGAAACGGTGGACAAGGCCGAGGGCAGCCTCAGCACCAGGCGCATCGTCGGCGTGTATGACGCCAAGGAGGGCATCAGCCAGGAGTTTTTGCGCAAGGCGGCGTACAAGGCATTGGAAGCCGCGCCCCTCGACGACTATCTGCCGGCCCACTGGCGGCGCAAATACGGCCTGACCGACCTCGGCGACGCGCTGTGGGGCATTCACTTTCCGCGCGACGAGGCGCAGCTCGCGCGGGCACACGGACGGCTGCGCTTCGACGAGTACCTGTTTCTGGAACTGCGGATGCTGCTGCAAGGTGAGGACGCCGTGCTGCAAGGCAAGCGCTTCGAGGCGCGCGGCGAGGACATCAACAAGTTCGAGGCGGCACTCCCCTTCCGTTTTACCAATGCCCAGCGCCGGGTGCTGCTGGAAATCACCGACGACATGCGCTCGGACCAGCAGATGGCGCGGCTGGTGCAGGGCGACGTGGGGAGCGGCAAAACCGCCGTCGCCGCCTGCGCGCTCTACCTCGCCGTGCGCGACGGCTACCAGGGCGCGCTGATGGCCCCCACCGAGATTCTGGCCCGCCAGCACTACGCCAACCTCTGCGGGTACCTCGGCCAGCTCGACGTGCGGGTGGGCCTGCTGATCGGCGCGATGACCCCAAAAGCCAAGCTGGAGATGCAGACCCGCATTGCCGAGGGCGACGTGGACGTGGTGGTGGGCACCCAGGCGCTGATTCAGGAGAACGTGCAGTTCGACAATCTGGGCCTCGCCGTGGTGGACGAGGAACACCGCTTTGGCGTGCAGCAACGCCGCCGCCTGCTCGCCAGTCGCCCCGACGTGCTGGTGATGTCGGCCACGCCCATTCCGCGCTCGCTGGCGCTAACGGCTTACGGCGACCTTGAACTGAGCATCATCGACGAGTTGCCGCCGGGCCGCACCCCGATTGAAACCAAGCTGATTCAGGACACCGCCCGCCAGCAGGCCTACGGCTTCGTGATGGGCCAGATTCGCCAGGGCCGGCAGGCGTACGTGGTCACCGCGCTGATTGAGGAAAACGAGAATCTGGAGCTGCTCGCGGCCACCCAACTCGCCGACGACCTCAAGACCATCCTTCCCGAAGCGCGCATCGACCTGCTACACGGCAAGATGTCCGCTGCCGAGAAGGATTACGTGATGGAGCGTTTCCGGGCGCACGAGTTCGACATTCTGGTGTCCACCACCGTGATCGAGGTCGGCGTGGACGTGCCCAATTCCACCGTGATGGTGATTGAAAACGCCGAGCGTTTCGGCCTCGCGCAGCTTCACCAGTTGCGCGGGCGGGTCGGGCGCGGCAGCCTCCAGAGCTACTGCGTGATGATTGCCGGGGAAACGTCCCTGAAGACCCGCAAGCGCCTGAAAATCATCGAGGGCAGCACCGACGGCTTTGTCATTGCCGAGGCCGACCTCAAGCTGCGCGGCCCCGGCGAGATTCGCGGCACCCGGCAAAGCGGGATTCCCGACCTGCGGCTGGCCGACCTTGCCAACGACGCCGACATCATCGAGCAGGCGCGCGAACTCGCCAAGCACATCCTGGCGAATGACCCCCGGCTGGAGCATCCGCGCTTGCAGTATTTGCGCAGCGAGTTGCAGAACAGAAGTTCGAGCGTGGCGTACCGCGAAGTGATTTGA